The Salvelinus fontinalis isolate EN_2023a chromosome 32, ASM2944872v1, whole genome shotgun sequence nucleotide sequence GATGTCTCGCTTTCACTTCCGTCTCCAGATACTCTAACTTCTTTAAAGatatagttcacccaaattatagAATGACATATTGGTTTCTTCACCCTGTAATCAGTCTATGGCCAAAAAGGCTAATATCGGTCCCATAACTTGaattggatttgtgccacaaatactCAAACGTTAGCATGTGGAAACCGTGCCAAGGAATTTAAACCAAGGCATGGATTGCtttcataccttgtccatagactgcttacagggtaaggaagccaatgtgtaatttgggtgaactatctctTTTTAAGCCTCTTTCTGACAAGAACTTCTTCAGGCTTTCATATAAAGGTGAAagcctggtagaggatactctgTTGGTAATGCGTACAAATTATATTATAACTGTAAAAGTATCAGATCCCACTCTGGAACTTGGATATGCCGGTAGAGTATATTTCATTGTTTGGTTATGTTATTAATGTTGAATTGTTAATATGTCGATATGCTATTCAAAGACAAAAGAGATCCTACCATGGTAATTTTGGGCATAGACCAGTCACCTGACACAGGACTTGATACAGCGTACTTACTGTCAATTTGAATATAACAGAAGGGCATTTCCATCAAAAATGACCCATGAGGGCCTCAAGTGGCgcacgagtggcgcagtggtcttaaggcactgcatctcagtgctagctgtgccactggagtttctgggttcaagtccaggctctgtcgaagccggccgcgaccgggagacccatggggtggcgcacaattggcacagcgtcgtccgggttaggggagggtttgaccggcagggatgtccttgtcccatcgcgcactagcgactcctatgGAGGGCCGGGCGCAGTacatggtcgccaggtgcacagtgtttcctccaacacattggtgcagctggcttccgggttaagtgggcattgtgtcaagaagcagtgcatttctgtgtagtacagaccAGGACCAATTACCATAATTCCGTTACCAGGTGTAAATCCAATTCATTTGCTGTAGctcaataaccaaaatagattTGTTTTCAAACTCAGGGTCCCATGTCATAGtttgacaccccattctttctgaaGACATCTTTTGAATCttaattcagagcagatatttaagaGTTCTTGGAAAACGTGCTTACATAAAAAGAGATTTGACCATATTTCCGTTACCaaagtttgcatctgcacagttcttccactaaattagtttttgtaacattttcagtggaaattgttcaaagtagtccttgtgcatagagttgtagagttgtatggtttgttacattttgaaatcaatggtttttgtttggcatacattttttaaagtgaAAAAAAACTAAGTGAAAGCGTAATTCCATTATCGTGGAATTGCCCAGAACCTCCATTAATATTTTCCTTTGAAGGAACATGTAGTGTTCTGTAAGGATGTGTATTTGTGAAATAACTGGTGCAGCCTTAAGTCCAGACATGACAATGGGTTCTAGCCTGCTCCCAATGTTCAGTGAAACTTAACTACTATGTCACTGTTTTATAATCTTTTTTTCCATGTATTTTTGTTACCTTCAGCTCAACTCTTAGCCTGTTCATTGACTCCAACAACAGTTGTACTACTCAATACAATGACATAGTAGTGAACTAGCCTTTTCAGTTTGGACTATTTGCAAACTATAAAAATAACCTTTTCTTCGTTCTGTTCACTCAGAATGTCTGCGCATGACCGTCCGCCCTGACAAAGATGCTACTGTGACTGTGTCGTCCTCACTGCTCCTTCCATTGGAACAGTGTTCCGTATGCAAGGTCAATGGCGCTGAGAATGACACCCAGACGACCTGTCACTCATCGCTGGCCCTGGTCCCCGATGAGGATGTCACCTTGCTCTTCAACTGCACTGAACCACCACAAAGTGCTTTCGTCATCCAGATCCACAGGAAAATCAGTGAGTCTAGAGAAACTTTGTAATATTGGATTTCATTTTAGACTGCCAGCTCAATTCGATCAAACCAGTATTGCCGTATTTACACAGTCAAAAATATGTACAACACAGACAGATGCTTCAGAATTTGACATCCTGGGGTGGTAGTTGTCAGTGACGATGCTGCATTAAAAACAGCTAAGGCTACCTTTTAGATCTGGCCCCAAGGGTGAACCGTTAAGCAGGTTTTGTTTAGGTTTCTTCCCGTCTTACCTGTTATGTGATTTTATTTGACCCAGAATGCACCAATGACACCTGCAGCCCTGCCACAGGTGTGGCTCAGCCTCCCCTCTTCTCAGAGTTCATTAGAACACTCGTCTGGGACCTAAGTGTGCCGGAGAAGACCGTTATGAGTTTGGACTTCCCTGTTGACAGGCTGAAGGAGATGACTGAATCAGAGTTGTGTCAAGATGGCTACCAGTACACTGTAACCAGGACCAACACTGAAGGAGAGGTCAAAACTCAGACATACTGCAAGAATGGCCTCGTGGCTCACCTTCATATACCGAGCCAAGCCACGGTGTCTTTGCAAGTTCAAAAAGGCCGAGAGGTGGATTCCTCTATATTCACGGCCAAACCAATAAAGAAACGTAAGCTCTTTCAACTGTTCTGGTCATGTCTAACTCTAATGTGAGAAGTGTATGTACAGTGAATTATCTTTTGTTGAAATCAGATCTATAAATTAGTGCTTACGTTTCAAATTTTCTTCAGAGAGCCGGATGATCTCCGTGACTCCAGAGCCAGACACTATCGTCACCATCAGCAGAAACACCAAAGCCAAAGAGTGCAGTGTGTGCGTTGGGGAGGGGCCTACCTGCAACCCCAAAGAACTCGTCCTGAGAGCTGCCCGCAACACCTCTGTGAAGTTCACCTGCCCACAGCCACAAGATGTCTTCAGTGTAGAGATCAACAGGGAGATTGGTAAGACACCTCAGACCCATTTTCCTGGCCTAAACAGGGCCCTGACCTGACCGGTTTTCTAGGAGCATTTGATTGAGCATGCCTAACACAATGGACCCAATGGAAATAGTCTCGAAAGTGCAAAAGCTGCTCATCTGTTAGCTTCACGAATACAATATTTTTTATCCTCCAGATTGCACAGAGATCACCTGCAGCGGGAACATCGTCCAGGCGGAATCCTCCCTCTTCCCAGACTTCAACAGAACCTTCACCTGGGACCTGAAAGTTCCACCTGGCCTTTCCTTCCAGCTGGACTTCCCATCGCCGGGAatgagacagattccaccctctGAGACCTGTCCTGACGAGCATACCTACGCCATCATCACGTACCAGCGCACCGGGCTCGCCACCATCGGCATTTTTTGCCCAGACGGCAGCATCACTAGGGTCCAGGTGTTGTACAAGGGCCGGGTGTCCCTGCAGGTCCCTAGGGATAGGAAGCTGGAGCCGCTGGACTTCAAGGTCACCGTCGGACCGGAAATTAAAAGTGAGTGTCTGGCAGCTGTTGGAGGAGCCATAAAAAATGAATGCCTGTTGAGGTCACTGAGTTAATCTCTATTAGCTTGTATGTATTCGGGAGACCTCCCTTTACAGAATTACTCATGTCATTATACCTCATTTAACCCCTTTCCTTCCAGTGCTGGCTGTGGTAAAAGTCAACCTACCTCGAGGGGTGTCAGATACAGACTTCTTCTCAGCCAACTACCCTAGAGGTTTCCCTGATGACGACCTGATGAGGTGGGACTTCACGGTGCCCGGCATGCATAACTACACGGTTAACTTCCTGAATCACACAGAGTCTCTTTGCCAGAAGAAGGAAGTGATGGTGATGTACCACAAGGCGCGTGGGAAGGTGGGCATCCAGAAGAACCTGGCGGACCCCCAGCCAACACACAGGCAGGGCAGCTTCACCATGACCCTGTTTAACTGTGAGACCGACAGGACCAAACCGGGCCTGTCCCTCAAATTTAGGGTCTCGGTGATGAGGAGCGGCCATCCAGGTACAAAGGCTATTGGCAATCATAAATTGTTATGACATGATTTGTGATGTAAGCAATTACAAGTAAGATCCAAATATGCTTCTTTATTCTATACATGCAATCTGTTAAACCAACCCTAGACTTCCAAACCAATATAACTAATATTTCCAttataaatgtttaaaaaacataTTGTAGCCTAAAATTAGCCTGATCATTCATTCAATCAAATTAATTGAGTGGTGATCGATGACCTATTTCTCAGAAGATGATTGTGCCTGTTTTGTCTTTTACTCCCTGGTCAGTTCTCTGCACTGTAAATCTGTCAGAGGATGAAAGGCTAGTCCTCCACTTTGAGAAGAGGGGATCGGACCCCTACTGTGAGATGAGGAAGGACTCTGTGCTCCAGGAGAAGATCACAGTTCCCTCAGGGACCAAAGCCAGGCTTTCTTTCCTGGACTGTCCGAGTGAAGACCTAGGCCTGACAGCCGTAAAAACCATAGGTACTGTAACAATGCATACATTAGCGTTGCATGTGTTGcctccaaaacatagaaacgACTATGGATAGTGTCTATGCCTTTCTCACTTAAGCTTCTTATTAGAGTACATTTGTGACAAAGCTAGAACAAATGGTCTTTGTGTTTCGTTTATTATCTAAAGATGTGATGGACTAAGaatatgaatgtatgtaaacCCATTATAATATCTCAAGCCTCTGTGGATCTATTCCAGGATGCCGGAGTTTAGACTCGTGCTCCGTGACTGGGACTCTCCTCACGGTCCCTAAAATGCCGACGTGCCTCCCTACGCTACTCCGAAGCTTCACCTGGCACGTCATTATCCCAGTATATGGCACCGTGGATTTACTGTCCCCCACAGGAAACCTCAGGCAGTCCCTGCCAGGACAGGAGTGCAATGGCAGTGTCTCCCTTCACGTAGCAGAGGGTGATGGGTCCTCCATTGGCTACTTCTGCTCCGAAGGCATCATTCGCAAAATCCAAGTGCACTCCAACGTCTCTATTACTGCCTCAGCGAAGGACCTTAGCCTGATTCAAGGGCATTTCCTCAATGTGTCCTTCAGTGAAGAAATCTCAGGTATGCTAACTGGTTTCGCAGTTGTtgttttttcattttttaaatctttTAAAGTAACTAttcagtgaaaatctcacttaacagttctgttaactcatacccaaataatgttgttgactcatcctgtACCTCTATtggtggccaaagcataaattcaCTTCAAACTTTTGCTCAGAGTTTCAAAAATGCTTTCCGTTTCCTCAGAGTATGATGTCATACGCATGAGGAGGATGAGCTGACCAATCAGTGGTCTATTTCTAATTAATGTTTTTAATGACCGGTAtaagcccacaccattctgttgttggggtacaccacccccattccaacacagaaacgCTGCTTTTGAACATACTTAATTAAACAAAATTGTACGGATAAGAATTTCACTCATtttgtaattaattataggtcatatttcatagaagtCTGAAAACAGTTACTTTAATACTCTCTTCACTTACCTTTTTATGGTTCCTTGGGTAACATCTACAAGagggaacagacatacaggaatGGCAAGGGGATTTGTTTTAAAAATGGATTCAATGGAAAGTTTACATTCTCACTCTCTTCAACCTCTGTGttcaaactgtattgaaaatgtATTGTTCTTCGTCACTTCCTTTTGTCCCTCAGACAGCATCATATATACAGTCCAGCCCAGAATGGGTTCCCCTGCCCTCCTGGCCACCCCAAACTGGCCCAGCGGCATGAAGCCATACTCCACCGTGTCCTGGATCATCAATCTGCCGGGCCACCTCCAGGCGGACCTGCTGTTGACCAACATCAGCCAGCCCAAGTGTGGCAAGGGGCACACGTTCATCAAAGTGCAGACCCTGGCCTCTCCAAAGGAGATATTGAGTCGCAGGGAGGATAAGGAGGCAGAGGAGAAGTTGATGGTCCCTGAGAGCTTCTATCTCAACATGTCCAACTGTATGACGGAGAACGGACACTTCAGTGTGCTCAGCATGGTTACCCTGCAGGAGACTAGCAGTAAGGGACCTGTTTGTATTGTTATGACAGATTTGTGACTGAATATGTTTGTGCTAAGATATCTGCATAATTCTAGCATTCGTCTCACAAGACCTTTTTGGTTATTTCAATAACTCTTAAGAGATCTAAAATGAGGGCAAAAATAAATCAATAATAGTTTTTTTAATTGGATGTCTATCTTAAATGACATCAATACACGTTATTAGGGATGCTTTATGTTCTCATAATCATCAACACAGTATTTAGGGGTGCTGGCAGCGAAGCTTGACTCAACTCAGAATATATGTTCATCCCTCTTCTAGGTGTGAAAAAAGCTGCGCGATATGTCAAAGAGATGGAAGAGAAAATCACAACTTTCTAAGAAATAAATACTGCGCTCTCAATCAAACCCTAATAACTCAACTTCTCTTTGTCAAAGCAGGtgttgagatatatatatatatatatatatatatatatatatatatatatatacacacacacacacacacagtgccttcagaatgtattcagaccccttgaatttttccacattttgt carries:
- the LOC129831375 gene encoding CUB domain-containing protein 1-like — translated: MRLTKNCARALLGIVTLHLNLSECLRMTVRPDKDATVTVSSSLLLPLEQCSVCKVNGAENDTQTTCHSSLALVPDEDVTLLFNCTEPPQSAFVIQIHRKIKCTNDTCSPATGVAQPPLFSEFIRTLVWDLSVPEKTVMSLDFPVDRLKEMTESELCQDGYQYTVTRTNTEGEVKTQTYCKNGLVAHLHIPSQATVSLQVQKGREVDSSIFTAKPIKKQSRMISVTPEPDTIVTISRNTKAKECSVCVGEGPTCNPKELVLRAARNTSVKFTCPQPQDVFSVEINREIDCTEITCSGNIVQAESSLFPDFNRTFTWDLKVPPGLSFQLDFPSPGMRQIPPSETCPDEHTYAIITYQRTGLATIGIFCPDGSITRVQVLYKGRVSLQVPRDRKLEPLDFKVTVGPEIKMLAVVKVNLPRGVSDTDFFSANYPRGFPDDDLMRWDFTVPGMHNYTVNFLNHTESLCQKKEVMVMYHKARGKVGIQKNLADPQPTHRQGSFTMTLFNCETDRTKPGLSLKFRVSVMRSGHPVLCTVNLSEDERLVLHFEKRGSDPYCEMRKDSVLQEKITVPSGTKARLSFLDCPSEDLGLTAVKTIGCRSLDSCSVTGTLLTVPKMPTCLPTLLRSFTWHVIIPVYGTVDLLSPTGNLRQSLPGQECNGSVSLHVAEGDGSSIGYFCSEGIIRKIQVHSNVSITASAKDLSLIQGHFLNVSFSEEISDSIIYTVQPRMGSPALLATPNWPSGMKPYSTVSWIINLPGHLQADLLLTNISQPKCGKGHTFIKVQTLASPKEILSRREDKEAEEKLMVPESFYLNMSNCMTENGHFSVLSMVTLQETSKLLLSGILGAVGAVLLLMLIVLTVFLVLRKKKRMVKEASIYIGKGNIFIPGDHVFPKTRSDSEPHVYASIEDTMVYSHLLREPSYVGTIQDHFQGQPVDTYRTFMALQDRVPEITETAADHEPELVPEMDEYRPFLDPSETFIPSRPRTPIDRQDSMGFMDRRMVDNELYTFKSTGDINTIRLSGADQILNPETFIDSKGEGPI